DNA sequence from the Gaiellales bacterium genome:
GGCCGGTCGGAGACGAGCAGGGCGAGATCGGCCTTGCCGCTGCGCTTCATGCCGCAGGACGCGATGCCCGCGGCGAATCCCTTCGGATAGCAGGCGCCTACAGCCACGCCGCCTCCGCGGGAAGCCCGGTCTGCTCGGGGAAGCCGAGCATCAGGTTGGCGTTCTGGATGGCCTGGCCGGCTGCGCCCTTGACGAGGTTGTCGAGGGCGGCGGCGACGATCACCCGGCCGCGGGCCTCGTCCACCCAGGCCTGGACGTGGCAGAGGTTGCTGCCCCGCACCGCCTGGGTGCGGATGCCGTCGACGAGGTGGACGAACGGCTCGTCGGCGTAGGCGTCGGCCAGGGCGTCGTGCACCTCGGCCGGCGCGGCGCCGGCGGCGAGCCGGGCGTAGCAGGTGACCAGCAGGCCGCGCGTGAACGGGGCCAGGTGCGGGGTGAACGTGACGGAGACGGGCCCGGCGCCGACCGCGGAGAGCTCCCGCTCGATCTCGAGCTGGTGGTGGTGGCCGACCGGCGTGTACGGCGCGATACCCTCCGAGACGGTGGCGAAGGCGGTGCGCTGGCTCGGCGTCTTGCCGGCGCCGGAGACGCCGGACTTGCCGTCGACGACGAGGTCGGGGAGGACGAGCCCGGCCGAGACGAGCGGAGCGAGGGCGAGCACGGCTGCGG
Encoded proteins:
- the argC gene encoding N-acetyl-gamma-glutamyl-phosphate reductase — its product is VPVVDLSADLRGEWQYGLPELHRDAIASAPAVANPGCYATAAVLALAPLVSAGLVLPDLVVDGKSGVSGAGKTPSQRTAFATVSEGIAPYTPVGHHHQLEIERELSAVGAGPVSVTFTPHLAPFTRGLLVTCYARLAAGAAPAEVHDALADAYADEPFVHLVDGIRTQAVRGSNLCHVQAWVDEARGRVIVAAALDNLVKGAAGQAIQNANLMLGFPEQTGLPAEAAWL